GCGGAGGCGGCGCTTTTTGCGGAGCTGCCGCGGGTGGTGGCGGCGCAGGAGCTTTGGATGGTCCAAGAGAAGCGCCACAAAAAGGACAGAATCGGGCGCCTTGTTCAACCACTTTGCGACAAGAAGGACAAAGTATTCCAACAGGTGTTTCTTGATCAGGCTTTGCCGCCTGCGGAGCGGGGGCAGGTGGAGCGGCAGGTGGTGGTGGTATGGGCGGCGCCGATGTTTGAACCGAAGGTCTTGGTGCCGGTGGTGGCGGCGGCGCCGGTTGAGGGCTGACACGCGGCGGAGGCGGCGGCAACGGCCGGTCTTCACGAACGCCTACGTCATCCGCATTCAAAGCGTCAGTTACTCTCTCGTTCGGATTGAATCGCTCCTCTTCTGCACGAGTCACATCAGGCAATTCTTGGCGATTCAAAATGAATGTTGCGCCCTCATCCTCATCCTCGAATACCAACGAGGCACTACCCAGATTTACCTTGTCATTGTGATTCAGTTTCTGCTGGGTAACCTTCTTTCCGTTAACATAAGTGCCGTTAGAACTGTTTTTATCGACCAGATAGTAGCCGTCGGGCCGTTTCTCAATCCATGCGTGTTGCCGCGACACACTCGGATCCGCAATCACAACCTTATTCGTAGCTTCGCGTCCCATCGTGATTGCTTCGTCGGTTAACTCGTACTCACGAAGCACATTGTCGCGATCCATGAAATTTATCTTTGCCATTCAGATCTCTCCTATCATTCCCGACAAAAAAAGCCGCTCTTGTTGAGGATCATAACAAGATAGTACTACAATTTCAACTATGTCGTGGTGCGGGTGACTCGCCCGCAAAGCTCCCGCGGACGAGACGTCCGCGCCACTTTGATGAAGTTACTTTTTCCGCAAGTATTGCTTGAGGAATCGTCCGGTAATCGAGGTAGGATGGCGGGCAATCATTTCCGGCGGACCTTCCGCGACAAGGGAACCACCCTTCTGGCCACCTTCAGGACCCAGATCAATGATGTAATCACACGCCGCAATCAAATCGAGATTGTGTTCTATACAAAGAATACTGTTATCGCTCTGAATCAGTCTTCGGAAGCATCTTAAAAGTTTTGTGATGTCGTCAAAATGCAATCCGATGGTTGGTTCATCGAATATATAAAGCACACCATTCTTCTTCGGTTGCGAGAGGTGATAAGCAAGTTTCAGTCTCTGGGCTTCTCCTCCCGATAGAGTAGAAGTGGCCTGGCCGAGGCGCAGGTATTCGAGACCCACAGAGCTCAAAATGTAAAGTTTCTCCAAAATTTTTCCCTGGTTGGCAAAGAAGTGCATCGCTTCCGTGATGGTAAGATTCAAGATTTGGAAAATGTTCTTGTCTTTGTATTTCACATCAAGAACTTTCTGTTGATAGCGCTGTCCCTTGCAGGAATCACAAACCAGAGTCACGTCCGCCAGGAAGAGCATTCCCACGCGCAGACTTCCTTCCCCTTCGCAAGCTTCACATCTTCCGCCGGGAATATTAAATGAGAAATCGGACACTGTAAGCCGGCTTTTCTTAGCCTCATTCGTCATCGCTAGCAGATGCCTGATATCGTCAAAAAACTTCAAATAGGTTGCTGGAACTGACTTGGAACTGCGTGAAGGAGGAGATTGATCCATGAACACAACGTCCTGGATATTCTTAACTCCTGAAATTCGATCAAAGGCTCCGATCGGTCCATCCCATTCGCCGCAGTCCTGACAAATAGCAGGATAGAGAATGTCCTGCACCAGCGTGCTTTTGCCGGAACCGGAAACTCCAGTTACGCAGACAAGCTTCTTCAGCGGAAATCGCACCGTGATGTTTTTCAGATTGTGTTCTTTCGCGCCATGAATCACGAGTTCCGCTTCTTTTTTGGATTTGCCGGGAACGACCACCGGTGATTCCACTTTCTTTTCACCGCGTAAATATTGTGCGGTGAGTGAGCCTGGAAATTGGTAAAGATCCGCAGTTGTTCCGGAAAAGACGAGTCGCCCGCCATGCTCACCGGCACGCGGGCCAAGATCGATGATGTGGTCCGCCTGCTGAATCATGTCTTGATCGTGTTCTACAACGACCACCGTATTCCCGATGTCACGGAGGTTTTGCAGTATGGAACCAAGCCGTGAAATATCGCGGGCGTGCAGACCCACGGAAGGCTCATCCAGAATGTAAAGGGTGCCAACCAGAGAGGAACCCAGACAGGAGGCCAGGTTGATGCGTTGAGCTTCTCCTCCGCTTAGAGTTCCGGAACGTCTTTGCAGTGTGAGATATTCCAGGCCGACATCGATCAAGTACTTCAGGCGCTTCTTGATTTCCGGCAAAATTTTTTCTGTAATTTGCATCTCCGAAGGTGTGAGTGAAAGTTGCTCAATGAAATCCAGAGCCTGGCGAATATCCAATGAGCAAAATTGACTGATGTTCTTTCCGCCGACTCTGACAATGCGGCCATCCCTCTTCAAACGTTCCCCATTGCATTCCTGACACGGATAATAGCCGCGATAACGCGCGAGAAAAATTCGAACGGAAACCTTGTAACGTTTGTTTTGCAAGTTTTCGAAGAAACGCCGAATCCCTAAGAAGCTCCCTTTCCCTTCCCATAAAAGTTTGCGTTGTTTCTCATTCAATTTTGCAATGGGGATATTTTGCGGAAGGTCCTTCACGTCCTTCGCGTATTCGTACATCCATTTATATTCGGAGTTATTCCATGGCGCGATGCAGTATTCTTCCAGACTCAAAGATTCATCCGGTA
This portion of the bacterium genome encodes:
- a CDS encoding RDD family protein, whose amino-acid sequence is MAKINFMDRDNVLREYELTDEAITMGREATNKVVIADPSVSRQHAWIEKRPDGYYLVDKNSSNGTYVNGKKVTQQKLNHNDKVNLGSASLVFEDEDEGATFILNRQELPDVTRAEEERFNPNERVTDALNADDVGVREDRPLPPPPPRVSPQPAPPPPPAPRPSVQTSAPPIPPPPAAPPAPAPQAAKPDQETPVGILCPSCRKVVEQGARFCPFCGASLGPSKAPAPPPPAAAPQKAPPPPVPPQAAPSSARPPIPQPPPVAQPRSPAAPGFGMQPPPPLAVSAGALNYAGFGVRLVAAIIDSLLLSALMIPFIIIVVVFMMRMQTGGEPSPLAMIAVFGSYLLMMIASLAYQLIFIGKKGATPGKKFMKLRVTFPDGTYPIGIGKAFVRLIGYMISGMICYIGFLMIIFDKEQHRALHDKMAGTVVIREN
- the uvrA gene encoding excinuclease ABC subunit UvrA, translating into MNENIVIRGARTHNLKNLDVEIPAGKYVVITGVSGSGKSSLALDTLYAEGQRRYVESLSTYARQFLDKMEKPDVDSIEGIYPAIAIQQRTSQANPRSTVATVTEVYDYLRLLYARIGRTYCYNCGEEVRCDSPSSILAELEALFQPEEVTRIGFLSGEGLAHQTLVTLKRKGFYRVVYADQVLDIDDFYKEAIGESIPEFYILVDRVRLEGNRQRIADALETAFREGKSTAIVEITGKRLYYSDRFECRNCRIIYNKPDPRAFSFNSPYGACPKCQGFGNVMDLDPGKIIPDESLSLEEYCIAPWNNSEYKWMYEYAKDVKDLPQNIPIAKLNEKQRKLLWEGKGSFLGIRRFFENLQNKRYKVSVRIFLARYRGYYPCQECNGERLKRDGRIVRVGGKNISQFCSLDIRQALDFIEQLSLTPSEMQITEKILPEIKKRLKYLIDVGLEYLTLQRRSGTLSGGEAQRINLASCLGSSLVGTLYILDEPSVGLHARDISRLGSILQNLRDIGNTVVVVEHDQDMIQQADHIIDLGPRAGEHGGRLVFSGTTADLYQFPGSLTAQYLRGEKKVESPVVVPGKSKKEAELVIHGAKEHNLKNITVRFPLKKLVCVTGVSGSGKSTLVQDILYPAICQDCGEWDGPIGAFDRISGVKNIQDVVFMDQSPPSRSSKSVPATYLKFFDDIRHLLAMTNEAKKSRLTVSDFSFNIPGGRCEACEGEGSLRVGMLFLADVTLVCDSCKGQRYQQKVLDVKYKDKNIFQILNLTITEAMHFFANQGKILEKLYILSSVGLEYLRLGQATSTLSGGEAQRLKLAYHLSQPKKNGVLYIFDEPTIGLHFDDITKLLRCFRRLIQSDNSILCIEHNLDLIAACDYIIDLGPEGGQKGGSLVAEGPPEMIARHPTSITGRFLKQYLRKK